Sequence from the Corallococcus sp. EGB genome:
AGCCCCGCAGCGGCGCGCAGCTGTCGTTGCTGGCGACCAGCGTGAGGGTGATGGTGAGCGGGATGCCAGCCGCGACGCCGCTCGCGCTCGCGATGCTGGAGCGGATGTCGCTGCGGACGATGCCTGACAGCACCAGGGCGTTGGCGCCGTTGGAGCCGTCGCCGGGATAGGGGCCGGCCGTCTCCTCTGGAATCCGCGCGCAGCCGGAAGCGTCGTCGCTGCTGCCGCTGGCGTCCGACCCGCCGCAGCCGACGAGGGGGATGAGGCGGGTGAAGGCCATCCAGCGCAGCAGCTCCCGCCGGTCCGTGCGCTTCGCCAGGACCCGCAGGTCCTGCGGGAGTCCCTCGTGGTGGTTCCGTTCATCGTCACTCATGCGTGTGCCCCCATGGAGTGACCATGACGGTAGGGGAAGAGTCTTAAGCGAGTCCTAAGGCCCGGGGGGTGACGCGTTTTTGCAATCCAGGCGCGGGCTCCTGGCGTATCTGTCCGGCCACCAGACAAGGGAGCAGACACCCATGACGAAGCGCGCGAGTGGCCCATTCGACGTCAAGCTCACCCCCATGGCGCCGGAGGCGGGCGCGGTGGAGGCGGCCCCGGGCCGGATGCTGCTCGACAAGCGCTTTCACGGGGGGCTGGACGCCACCAGCCAGGGGCAGATGATCGCCGTGCGAACGCCGGTGGAGGGGTCCGCGGGGTACGTGGCGATGGAGCGCGTCAGCGGGACGCTGGACGGCCGCAGTGGCACCTTCGCGC
This genomic interval carries:
- a CDS encoding DUF3224 domain-containing protein, giving the protein MTKRASGPFDVKLTPMAPEAGAVEAAPGRMLLDKRFHGGLDATSQGQMIAVRTPVEGSAGYVAMERVSGTLDGRSGTFALQHSGTMTRGAARLVITVVPDSGTGELTGLAGSMTIDIAPGGKHSYDFQYSLPDAP